From the genome of Aspergillus chevalieri M1 DNA, chromosome 8, nearly complete sequence, one region includes:
- a CDS encoding phytanoyl-CoA dioxygenase family protein (COG:S;~EggNog:ENOG410PK73;~InterPro:IPR008775;~PFAM:PF05721) yields the protein MSSFPTSIRPSQDEVRNRQLTPRNLEIAIRSLYHDGLVVVEDAIPHDVLDHLNAKMVQDARSLQGKKENSPYNYNPGNIQQDPPPVRDYFNTDIFLNPIATQITTTALGPRPKWTFCSGNSAMPPTEEHPPMPQPVHSDADFDHPTHPFAYVVNIPLITMTPENGSTELWLGTHKDSGLHVQVGMHGERASGRIKADALERQRAIRPPSQPIVPKGSFVLRDLRLWHAGIGNQTDVVRVMLAMIHFAPWYRNRMQLELSDSLRPVIEGQKDLDIPVTWVSESEALSRYLNRGFGNEYDFSQGS from the exons ATGTCCAGCTTTCCTACCAGCATTCGACCATCCCAAGACGAGGTGAGAAACAGACAATTGACTCCTCGGAACCTCGAGATTGCCATTCGCAGTCTCTATCATGATGGATTGGTTGTGGTAGAAGATGCCATTCCGCACGATGTCCTCGATCATCTGAACGCCAAAATGGTACAAGATGCACGCTCCCTCCAaggcaagaaagaaaatagCCCATACAACTACAACCCGGGTAATATCCAACAAGACCCGCCTCCGGTACGGGATTACTTCAATACAGATATCTTCCTAA ACCCCATCGCCACGCAAATCACCACGACTGCATTAGGCCCCCGGCCCAAATGGACCTTTTGCTCGGGAAATTCAGCGATGCCACCGACCGAAGAACATCCCCCAATGCCGCAGCCCGTGCACTCAGATGCCGACTTTGACCACCCGACGCACCCTTTCGCCTACGTCGTGAACATCCCGCTCATCACGATGACGCCCGAGAACGGCTCCACGGAGCTCTGGCTAGGAACGCACAAGGATTCAGGACTGCATGTGCAAGTTGGGATGCACGGCGAGCGAGCCAGCGGACGAATCAAAGCAGACGCTCTAgagaggcaaagggcaatcCGTCCACCATCGCAGCCAATAGTACCCAAAGGCTCATTTGTTCTCCGCGATCTCCGACTCTGGCATGCCGGGATTGGAAACCAGACCGATGTGGTCCGGGTCATGCTGGCGATGA TCCACTTTGCCCCGTGGTACCGCAACCGGATGCAGTTGGAGCTGTCGGACAGCCTCCGGCCGGTAATTGAGGGGCAGAAGGATCTAGATATTCCGGTCACCTGGGTGAGTGAGTCGGAAGCCTTGTCGAGGTATTTGAATCGAGGATTTGGCAATGAGTATGACTTTAGTCAGGGTAGTTGA